A segment of the Deinococcus radiopugnans ATCC 19172 genome:
TGGACATGAACGAGACGCTGCTGGATCTCTCGGCGCTGGACGGGCTGTTCGTGGCGGCGTTCGGCGATCCGGGGGCCAGAACGCAGTGGTTTGGCCTGCTGCTGCAACTGGCCCTGACCCACACGCTGCTGGGCGAGTACCGCGATTTCTCGGCGCTGGGCGGCGCGGCGCTGCGGGCGCTGGGCGAGGCCCGTGGGCTGGAGATCAGCGGGCAGTTTCAGGACGAGCTGTCGGCGGGCGTGCGGATGCTCCCGGCGCACCCCGACACCCGCGAGGGACTGGAAATCCTGCGCGCGGGCGGGGCGCGGCTGGTCTGCCTGACCAACAACCCCCAGCCCGTGCTGGACGCCCAGCTGGAAGGCGCGGGCTTTGCCGATCTGATCGACGGCGCGGTGTCGGTGGATCCGGGCCAGATGCTCAAGCCGGGGCGGGCCGCCTACGAGTACGGCCTGTCGCGCACCGGGGCGCACGCCCACGACAGCTGGCTGCTGGCGGCGCACGCCTGGGATATTGCGGGGGCCAAAGCGGCGGGATTGCGAACCGCCTTTGTGGAACGCCCCGGTCAGGCCCAGAATCCGCTGATGCGCGCCGACATCGCGGGGCCGCTGCCCGCCGTGGCCCGCGCGCTGATCGGGCGGCTGGGCGGCCAGGCATGATTCCGGCCCGGTCACAGCTTCGCCCCGGCCTGACCGTAGACATCGTGCAGAAGCACCACCAGCGGGGCGGGCAACTCACGCGCGGCGTGGTGGCGCAGCTGCTGACCAGTTCGGCCACGCACCCGCACGGCATCAAGGTGCGCCTGACCAGCGGCGAGGTGGGGCGCGTGCAGGCGCTGGTGACCTCTGAATCTGAGCGCCCCTGAATGAAGCGGCTCTGAATGAAGCGGCTCTGACGGTCTTTCTCACTCGCTGTCGCGGTCTCCCTCTTAACGTGCAGGGACAGGAGGGATTCCCATGCCAGACGCCTGGAGCAAGAAGGATGAACGCCAGTACCAGCACGTCAAGGACAGCGAGCTGAAGCGCGGCGAGAGCGAAGACCGCGCCGAGGAGATCGCGGGCCGCACGGTCAACAAGCACCGCCGCGAGGAGGGCCGCACGCCGAACAAGCGCACCCAGGGCACCGGCAACCCGGGCGCCGCGCTGTCTGACCTGACCCGCGACGAGCTGTACAACCGCGCCAGGGAAAAGAACATCAAGGGCCGCAGCAAGATGAGCAAGGCGGAGCTGGTGGAGGCGCTGGACTAGGGGGCTGGGGGCCTGAAGCACAGGCCAAAGCCGACACCCCCTGTCCTGTATTGGGCTTAGGCTCTGGGGCATGAGCGAAATTCTGCTGTTCCACCATGCCCAGGGCCTGACGTCCGGCGTCGTCGCTTTCGCGGACGCCTTGCGGAAGGCGGGCCACACCGTGCATACCCCCGATCTTTACGGGGGTCAGACCTTTGACACCCTGGACGATGGCATAGCCCACGCGAAGAAAGTCGGCTTCGGCAAGCTCGCGCAGAGTGGGGTGGACGCGGCCCAGAACCTTCCCAGTGCGCTCGTCTACGCCGGGTTCTCGCTGGGGGTTTCGCCCGCGCAGCAGCTCGCGCAGACCCGGCCCGGCGCCACGGGGGCGCTGCTCTTTCACGGCTGCCTGCCCGTCTCGGAGTTCGGCGCGTCGTGGCCGTCCGCCGTGCCGGTGCAGGTTCACGCGATGGAACACGATCCCTTTTTCGAGGAAGACGCCGAGGCGGCCCACGCCCTGGTGCAAGACGCGTCAGAGGGCGAACTGTTCCTCTACCCCGGAGACCAGCACCTGTTTACAGACCGCAGCCTGCCCGCCTACGACGAGGCCGCCACCTCGCTGCTGATGCGGCGGGTGCTGGCGTTCCTGCACAATCTGAGCTGACCGGCGGCGCGGCGGGACGCTCAGGCGTGAATGCGGCGCCCCCTCAGGCCTGCGCCCGGCGGCGCGGCAGCGTGATGCCCAGGCCCAGCAGCAGGCCGCCCACCACCGCCAATACGTAGGTGATCAGCACGTTGTTCAGCGGGGTGGGAAAGCTGGTGGAGCGGTTGGCGTTGGCGACGGCGTGCAGCTGGTTGATGTCGATGACGTCCTTGCCCAGCAGCAGCAGCGAGGCCACCAGCGCCACCAGCCC
Coding sequences within it:
- a CDS encoding dienelactone hydrolase family protein, which produces MSEILLFHHAQGLTSGVVAFADALRKAGHTVHTPDLYGGQTFDTLDDGIAHAKKVGFGKLAQSGVDAAQNLPSALVYAGFSLGVSPAQQLAQTRPGATGALLFHGCLPVSEFGASWPSAVPVQVHAMEHDPFFEEDAEAAHALVQDASEGELFLYPGDQHLFTDRSLPAYDEAATSLLMRRVLAFLHNLS
- a CDS encoding haloacid dehalogenase type II gives rise to the protein MTPTVFLDMNETLLDLSALDGLFVAAFGDPGARTQWFGLLLQLALTHTLLGEYRDFSALGGAALRALGEARGLEISGQFQDELSAGVRMLPAHPDTREGLEILRAGGARLVCLTNNPQPVLDAQLEGAGFADLIDGAVSVDPGQMLKPGRAAYEYGLSRTGAHAHDSWLLAAHAWDIAGAKAAGLRTAFVERPGQAQNPLMRADIAGPLPAVARALIGRLGGQA
- a CDS encoding addiction module toxin RelE; its protein translation is MPDAWSKKDERQYQHVKDSELKRGESEDRAEEIAGRTVNKHRREEGRTPNKRTQGTGNPGAALSDLTRDELYNRAREKNIKGRSKMSKAELVEALD
- a CDS encoding YwbE family protein, with the translated sequence MIPARSQLRPGLTVDIVQKHHQRGGQLTRGVVAQLLTSSATHPHGIKVRLTSGEVGRVQALVTSESERP